Genomic segment of Octadecabacter arcticus 238:
GACCACTTTCCGAACAAAATTTTGTCGCCAGCTTTGACGTCCATTGCGATGCGTGCGCCTGCGTCGTCTTTTGCGCCAGCACCGACTGAAACAACTTCACCTTCTTGAGGTTTTTCTTTTGCGTTGTCGGGGATGATAAGGCCGCCTGCAGTCTTTTCGTCACCGTCGATGCGGCGAACCAAGACACGGTCATGTAGGGGGGTAAACGACATGGAAATGTTCCTTCTGAAGATTTCCGGGAATGGGTGGCATGCTTAGAGACTCATTGGCACTCGCCACACCTGAGTGCCGATGTATGAGAATTGGGCACATCGAAATGCGGTTACAATGGGTCGCCGAATTTTATTTCTTCTTGGCGACTTATTAGAAAATTGCGCGCCCCAATGTCCAATCTGACAGTCTTACTTTACCTTCATCTCCGCTATCGCCACCCTGAGCTTAATGGCGTGTACAACTTTGGCACTGTGCTGGGTCGCGATCAGCGGCTAAAAAATTTCGCGGCGTGAAGGCGTTGTGTTGTCATCAGCATATGCAGCCTGTCAGACGTCAGCGCCTATGGGTCCAAATAGGGTAATTTGATAAGAGAGTGTTCTGGGCTAGTCGTCAAAGCCGTTATTGGCTGCAATGCAGAAAAACTGCAAAACCGGCTCTCTCCTGCCGTTCGCCGCGATGTTCACGAATGACCGCTCTGGTGTAGGTTTCTCGGACGCCACGCGCGAGGTTTGGGTGACGCGGAACATTGCCTGGCGTCGGAGAAGCGCTCAAGCGGGAAATCGCGGGGTTGGTCTGGGTGGATCGATTGTTGCTATGGGGATTTGCGCAATGCGTGTGTTTTCGCCCGGAGCTGACAGGCCAGTTTGGCGGGGCGCATTGAGTTAAGCGCAGCGCCAGTTTTGCCTGCTGTTGGTTGAAACTCACGGTATTTTGTCGGCGTCACCATGTTTTGCCACGCTGATCGCTTGATCAAAGCATGCCGATTGGTTCGCAGGAGATATAGCGAGCGGCCGAGGGTGTCGTTCGTGATGTGCGGTGCGCGCGTCATGCAGCAGCCCTTTGTGTTTTTGGCGGCGCTCTGGGATGTTGGGCTGGTGCGATTGTGTCGACGATTATCAACTGCCCGCCACAACATGGGCAAGGCAGAGCAAGAACACGAGGAGGTTCATCTGCATCGTTGATGGTGTTGCCTTTATCGTGCTCCTTGTGAGGGGTTTTGGCCCCCAGCAGTTGCCGGATCCGCGCGATATTGGCCGTGCGGTTGCTATTCCCATAGAACCCATAATGTCGGATGCGGTGCTGGCCTCTGGGCAGCACGTGGATCAGGAACCGGCGAATGAACTCATTTGTGGATCAGGAACCGGCGAATGAACTCATTTGTGGATAAGGACATGGTCGTGTGGCGGCCCGCACCTTTGAGGCGATAGTCCTTGGCGCGGAAGGTGACGTTTTGCGCATCGAAACGGATCAACCGGCTGTTTGAAATGGCAATCCGATGTGTGTAGCGCGATAGGTATGCCAGCACCGCTTTTGGCCCGGTGAAGGGTTCTTTGGCGTAGACCACCCATTCGATTTTACGCAGCGGTTGCAGGAAAGTGTCAAAGACATTTCGATCTGCAAGGTTTGTGAGATCGCCGAAGAATTGCAGTTTCCCGGCCTTATGCAGCTTGGCCAGCCCTTCCAGAATGAGCCGCCGATACAAGCGGGATAGAACGTGGACAGACAGGAAGAAGTTCTTGCGGCAGGCGATCCATTTTGAACCATCTGTCGAAAGCCCTCCCCCCGGCACGATCATATGGACATGGGGGTGGTGGGTCATCGCCGAGCCCCAAGTGTGAAGGACCGACGTTATGCCAACCTTTGCCCCCAGATGTTTAGGATCAGCGGCGATTCTGACCACAGTGTCCGCGCTTGCCCGCATCAGAAGATTATAGATCTCGCGTTTGTTCTGATATGCGATGTCAGCAATCTGCTTTGGCAAGGTGAAGACCAGATGGAAATACCGCACAGGCAGCAGTTCAGCCTCACGTGCCGCAAGCCATATCTTCGCTGCACCCGCCTGGCATTTTGGGCAGTGACGGTTGCGGCATGAGTTGTAGGCGATATGCTCATGCGCGCAGTCGGCGCAGCGCGCGACATGACCGCCAAGCGCCGCGGTTCGACAGCGCTCAATCGCACTCATGACTTTGAACTGGTTCAGGCTGATGTGTCCTGCGTTTGCGGCACGCCAAGCAGCACCATGGTCACGGAAGATATCCGCGACCTCCAGTGATCGACTGGGCATGGTGGCCTATGAAGGCTAAGGCTTGCCCTTCTTCCGCTTGGCTCCATTCAGATCATCCAGCGGACTGTCCACTGCCGCAATCATGCCCGTGGCAACGCTGGCATAGCGCGCAGTAGTTGTCAGTTTGGAATGCCCGAGCAAGGCTTGGATCACCCGGATATCGACGCCGCGCTCCAACAGATGGGTTGCAAAACTGTGCCTCAACGTGTGCAGCGTGACCGGTTTGGTGATCCCGGCTTCCCGCGCGGTCTCTTTAAATAGCCGCGATATCTGTCGCGCTGAGAGGTGTTTGCCGCGATAGCCGGGAAAGAGGACCCGCTCGGGTGCAGGAACATCCTTGTCCTGACCGGTCGGCCGTTCTTTCCACCAGTCGCGCAGCAGGCTCAAAATATCGACAGGCAGCATGACGATGCGATCCTTGCGCCCCTTCGATTGCACGATGCGGATGATTTCCTGATCGCTATCGATATCACCAACTTTGAGCCGCACGACCTCGCCCGCACGCATCCCGCAGCCATAAGCCAGCGACAACATCACGCGCGCCTTCAGGCTCGGAGCCATAGCCAGAATGCGTTTAATCTCCTTTTTGCTCAGCACCAGTGGCACTTTCACCGGTTCCTTCAAATGGAAGATCTCGGCCACAAGATCATGCCGTCGAAGGGTCACGCGGAGCAGAAACTTGACCCCTGTCATCGTTTGGTTTCGGGTGCAGATGCTGACGCCGCTCTCGATCAGGTGTTGTTGGAAATACTTCACATCGTCTGGCGTGGCCGTCTCTGGCGAGCGCCCTAACCAAGCCGCAAAACGCTTACAGGCGCGCAGGTGACTACTCTGTGATGCAGGGCCGAGATTGCGCCCTGACATATCGGAAATCATGCGCGCACGAAGGGGCGTCGTTGGTGTCGATTGTTGAATGTTCATCGGAATATCCTCTGTCAATCGAGGCAAAATCACCTCGACCAACAGCACACACCCAAAATCTAGAATCGCGCAACAAATCCCTGTTAAGCCCTACACCCGCAGCAAGCGCCCCTATCGCGGAGCGATTTAGTGCTCGGGCCGTTAGTTACAGATGCTGCGCCACGCACATTTCGACATGAAGGGCGGATTGCCGACATTCGCTGCGCTTTGCATAGAGGTCCGCTTCGTGGGACACACGGCCCTTCGCCAGAGTTCGCTCGAGCTTATTTTCAAATGATTGTCGTCTCACTTTCTGCCAGAGCCTGACCTTGAGCCAACGTCCTTATGAACCAGCGTAAATTAAACATTGGGCGTTTATCGCACATGTTTCACCAGCTGTTGTATCCCAGATATTTCCCCGACATCTCAACTTTGACGCGGTCGCCTTTAGGGTTTTCGACGCGGGTAACGGACATATCAAAATCAATCGCAGACATGATGCCGTCACCAAATTTCTCCTGAATCAGCGCCTTGAGGGTCGGCCCATAAACACCAACGATTTCATAGAAACGGTAGATGCAGGGATCGGTCGGCACCGCCTGTTCCCAAATCTTGGTCGGGCTTTCGGACAGCACGCTTTCTGCTTCTTGTGGCAGGCCGATTGTGCTGACCATTAAAGCCGCTTGCTTGGGCGGAAAGGCGTTCATGCCCATCGCCGCAGAATGGGTCCAGACTGGCGACATACCAATTTTTTCGGCAATGCCTTCCCATGTCATCCCAGCGGTTTTCTTGGCCGAAAGTATCATTGCTGTGACGTCTTCTTTGGTCATGTCGCTCATCTGTGGGGTGTCCTTTGTGCTTGTTAGAATTTGAGGATCTCAGGTTACAAACCAAGTGCTGTCAGGCCCGGGTGATCGTCAGGCCGTGGCCCCAGGCTTGGCCAATGAAACAGGCGGTCGCTTTCGGAAATTGGCACGCCGTTGATCGAGGCGTGGCGCTGCGCCATGTAGCCAGCCGCATCAAACGCCCAGTTCTCGTTGCCATGGGCGCGAAACCATTGGCCCGCATCGTTTTGATATTCATAGCAAAACCGCACCGCGATCCTGTCTTCGCCATAGGCCCAGATTTCCTTGATCAGGCGATAATCAGCCTCAGACGCCCATTTGGCGGTCAAAAATGCCTCAACCTCGTCGCGGCCATTCAAGAATTCTGACCGATTGCGCCACTGCGTGTCGGGAGTATAGGCCAATGCAACCTTGGCCGGATCACGACTGTTCCAAGCATTTTCGGCCATCCGCACCTTTTGGACTGCGTCATCATAGCTAAAGGGCGGGACGGGTTGCCGCGGCGTGTTAGTGGTCATGTCCTAACCGCTTGCAATAGCGGCGTATCGCTTGCCGCATCTTCTGTCTTATCAATTCGGATCGTCTCTGGCGTATGCGCCGCACCGTCCTCGCTTAGCTGTCCGGCAAGTTCGGCTGACCGTTTTCCAAGGAACTGCACCAGATGGTTGCGGATCGCATAGTAATTGGGGTTCTCGACGATCTCGGTGCGCGTGCGCGGCCTTGGAATGGTGATCTCGACGCTTTCTGCAACCCGCGCCAATGGGCCGTTTGTCATCAACAAAATACGATCTGCAAGAAGGATCGCCTCATCGATGTCGTGGGTGATCATGAAAACGGTCTGGTCCGTTCCGCTCCAGACCTTCAACAGCTCTTCCTGGATTGTACCGCGCGTCAACGCATCAAGCGCGCCGAAAGGTTCATCCAGCAACAACAGCTTTGGTTCGTTTGCAAACGCGCGGGCAATCGACACGCGCTGGCGCATTCCACCTGACAATTGGCTGGGCTTGCGGTAGATGGCATCGCCGGACAATCCGACTTTGTCCAAAAACGCAATCGAATGGTCTTCGACCTGCTGTTTGGTCCAGTGGGGGAACCGCGCCGCCACCCCGAATGTCACGTTCTTTAAAGCGGTTAGCCACGGCAGCAGGGAATAGTTCTGAAACACCACACCACGGTCAAGGCTTGGACCGGACAGCGCATAGCCGTCCATTTTGACCACGCCTGACGTTGGTTCTGCCAGACCAGCAAGGATGTTCATAATGGTTGATTTGCCGCAGCCCGAATGGCCAAGGATGCAAACAAATTCACCCTTTTCGATCCCGAAGCTGGCGTTTTCGAACACGGTGAATTCACCACCTTTTCCGTCAGGATATTTTTGCGTCAGCCGTTCGATGCTGAGAAATGAAGATGCCATGGGCCTGCCCTATTCAACGTAGGCGACGCGCCGCTGCAGCAGGCCAAAGGCCGCATCCAGCAACATGCCGACAACGCCGATCATGAGAATTGAAAAGATGACTGAGGTCAGGTCGAGGTTGTTCCACTCGTTCCAGACATAATAGCCGATGCCGGTCCCCCCGACGAGCATTTCTGCCGCCACAATGACCAACCACGCAATCCCGATGGAAATCCGCATCCCCGTAACAATCGTTGGCGCAGCAGCAGGAAGGATTACGGTGAACGCTGTTTTGAGAGCCCCCAATTCATGGGTGCGGGCCACATTGACCCAGTCCTCACGCACGCCCGCCACACCAAACGCCGTGTTGATCAACATCGGCCAGATCGAACAGATGAAGATCACAAAGATCGCCGACGCCTCTGAATCTTGAATAATAAACAGGGCAAGCGGCATCCAGGCGAGCGGCGAAATCGGCCGCAGAACCTGAATGAACGGGTTCAACGCTTTGTGCGCCACCGACGACATGCCAATCAGAAACCCAAGCGGGATCGCAATGAACGCTGCCAGAAAATAGCCCGTAAGAACGCGGTAGATCGAATAGCCGATCTGGATACCAATCCCCTTGTCGTTAGGGCCAGCATCGTAAAACGGGTTTGATAATTCCTGCCATGCCTTGACCAAAACCTGACTGGGGGGCGGCACGCCAGCTTTGGCAGTGCCCGCACCTGTCAGAAGTTCGTATTCGGTCAGCTCTCCGGTGTTGAGCTCCTGTGGGGAAATCGAGAGCTCCCACACAAGCAGACTCACCAAGAGCAAGACAATTGACCAAATTGCGGCCCGTTTGTTTTCTGACAGCATGTCCATCAGTCTGCTTTGATCGCAAAGCTGTCGATGTAGGCTTCGGGTTCGTTGTAATCAAACGTTTTGCCCATGATCATGTGCGATTTGTAGTTTTCCGCCGGTGCATCATAGCCAAGGTCGGTCATGACCTTGCGTGCGTCAGACGCAAGAAAGACCTGTTCGGCCACACCTTTGTAATCAACATCGCCCTCAATATAGCCCCAGCGTTTCATCTGCGTCAGGATCCACACGCCCATAGATTGCCACGGGAACGGGTCAAAATCGATCCGATCCGGCACACGCTGCACCTCGCCCAGACCATCCGCGTAGGTCCCCGTTAGGACCTGCTGGATCACTGTAACCGGCTGGTTGAGGTAGTTGGTCGGGGCAATCGCCTCCGATATCTCAACGCGGTTGTCGGGGTTGGACGCATATTGCGTTGCGTCAATGATCGACTTGAGCAACGCGCCGTAGGTATTTGGTAATTCGGTCGCGAAAGACAAAGGCGCAGCAAAGGCACAGCATGGATGACCCTCCCAGATTTCTTTGGTCAGGATGTGGATGAACCCAATGCCTTCATAAACTGCACGCTGGTTGAACGGATCAGGCGACAAATAACCATCAAGGTTGCCTGCACGCAAGTTCGCGACCATTTCAGGCGGTGGCACAACCCGGATCTGGATATCGACATCCGGGTCCAGACCGAACTCGGCCACATAGTAGCGCAGCAGGAAGTTGTGCATGGAATATTCAAACGGCACACCAAAGGTGAAGCCCTTCCACTGCTTTGGGTCGCGTTTGTCCATGTGTTGGTTTGCCAAAACAATCGCCTGACCATTGATGTTTTCAATGGCTGGCATGATGTAGGGCTCAGCCACCGAACCGGCACCCAGCGTCATCGCCAGCGGCATCGGTGTCAGCATGTGGGAAGCGTCATATTCACCCGACAGGGACTTGTCGCGGGCGACTGCCCAACCCGCAGTCTTGATGACCTTTGCGTTCAAACCGTAGCGTTCATAAAAACCCAAAGGCTCAGCCATGATGATCGGCGTGGCGCAGGTGATAGGGACAAATCCGATGTTGAGGTCAGTTTTTTCCGGTGGCCCAAGGTTGTCGAGGATACGCGCCTTCGCCTCATTCATCGGGAACACAGACGCAAGGGCTGCGGCGGCGGTCGTGCCACCCACCATCCCCATGAAAGACCGACGGCCAATATCGCTATGTCCGAAGACTGACCGCACAATCGCGCTTTCGACGGCTTGTTCCAGCATCTCTTCGCTGGACATATGCGTGGCGACGGGTGCTGGTGACGACTTGCAGCTGTCGCAAGGGCAGCTTTGACCGTGACGTAAATCGGTGTCCTTTGAGAACGGATTTCCAAGACTTTTAACTGTCATAATGACCTCCATGGTTTGATTTGAACCAAGGGTGACACGGGCGTTTTGCGTCCTTAAGTGCGGTTAACAAAGTGTCTAAAATCAGCAATATACTGAAAATATTGACTAAAAAATGTGCACAATACACGATATTTCGTAATTTACGAAACCTCGTAAGTGCATTGGCATCCGGTTTCCGGTCACATCACTGCATGGCCCTTGATTCTGACATTTCCCTCACCCTCGAACATCAACCACTTGCGAGCCTTGTGATCGATGCCCACCACAGGGACATCGCGTCGCATAATTCGGAAGCCGCGCGCCTGTTTGGTTCAAACCTTACGGCGGCGTCGCTCGACACGGCGCTGCAATCACCGGCAGTCGACATGGCTGTCTTTCTTGAGGCCGTGCTGCATTTTGGGCGCTACACCACAGCCACCCTCACCTTTGAGAGGGTCGATGGCAGTCCGCTGCGATTGCAGACCTTCGGAACGATCGTTTCGGATGCACATGTGATGCTGAGCTTCCTTGATCTGGACGCGCAAGAATGGCGCAACCAAATCGCCGAAAAAGACGCCCACCACCGCGCTGGTTTGATGCAATGGCAGAACATCCACGGTTTCTTCCGCGAAATGGAGGCGCAGAACCACCTGATACTTGAGGCCGCGGGAGAAGGCATCTACGGGATCAACGCCGAAGGCAAAGCCACATTCGTCAACCGCGCCGCACAAGAGATGCTGGGCTGGAATGCCGAAGACCTGATCGGGCGGGATTTGCACCAGATCATCCACCATCACCACTTGAACGGCGAACATTTTCGCGCACAGGATTGTCCGATCTACGCATCGTTCCGGCGTGACAAAACCGTGCGGGTCGATGATGACGCGTTCTGGCGCAAGGACGGCAAACCGATTATGGTCGAATACGTCTCTACCCCAATCTATGATCACGACGTGCTGGCTGGGGCGGTTGTGATCTTTCGCGACGTGACCGAGCGCAAGGAAAACGAAAAAAAACTTCACCGTGCACTGGAAGAAGTGGAAAAACTTCGGTTCCAATTGGAACAAGAGAACGATTTTCTGCTGACCGAGATACGCAATTTCAGGTCTCATGCAGGAATCATCGGGCAATCGGCCTCGATCCGCAATCTCAACACGCAGATTGATCTGGTCGCCGACACCCAAACAAATGTCCTGATTTCGGGTGCTTCGGGGACGGGCAAAGCCCTGACAGTCAGCGCCATTCACGAGGCAAGCAACCGACGCAAAAGGCCATTGGTGCGGGTGAATTGTTCTGACATTCCCACCCAAAGCCTCGAGGCGGAAATGTTCGGCTACCGGCGCGGGGCATTTCGCGGCGCCGTGCGTGACACCACCGGCAAGCTTGCGCTGGCCAACAACGGCACATTGCACCTCGATGAGGTCTCCGATCTGCCCAAGGCGTTTCAGGCCAAGCTGATTGCGGTGATCCAGGACGGGGCTTTCAGACGTATCGGCGATGCATATGACACCCCCGTGTCCCTCAGGATCGTTTCAACAACGGCCCGTGACCTCGCCATCGAAGTCCGCACCGAACGCTTTCGCCAAGACCTTTATTTCGAACTCAGCGTTCTTCCTATTCAATGCGATGCCTTGAAAGACCGCCCCGACGATATCCCGTTTTTGGCTCAACATTTTCTGGATCGTGCCTCCAGCAGACTGCGCGTGTCACCCACGCGGTTATCAAAGGCGAATATCCAAGCGCTCCTGACCTACACATGGCCCGGCAATGTGCGTGAACTGGAAAATGTGATTGAACGCGCGGCGATTTTGGCAAAGGGCGGCAAGCTGCGTCTCGAATTTCAACCGGGCACTGCCAGTAAAGCCAAGCATAGCGATGACATCATGTCTGTCTCTGACCTGAAACGACTTGAACGTGATAATCTCATCCGGTGCCTGCGTCGATCGCAAGGCAGAGTTTCCGGCGCAACAGGTGCTGCCCGTCTTTTGGAGATCGCACCGACGACAGTCTATTCAAGGATCAAAGCGCTCTGCGTGACCCAAACAGATTGGAGCGCTTAGTTTTCAATGACTGCTCTGAAGCCGCGGTTGCTCAGAAATGCTGCAGCTGCAAGTTGATTGCGCTTTGCCGACTAGGACCCAAAGTTGACCTTTTCTGCAGAAAGTACCAAATTTCGGTTTGGGCCGATAGTGACAGATGCTGCGCCATGCACATTCCTACATTAAGGGTGGATTGCGGACCTTCGCTGCAGGCGCGCGGTCTCAAGGGCGATCCAGCGAAAGCTGCCATTCATTGAGAGGTCGAAACCAAGAATGCTGCAATCGATCTAAAGGCAGCTCCGGAGCCCAAAGTGCGCGACGCTCGAAAGGCTGCTTTGCGGTTCTTGAAGGATGCCATCCCGCGGACGTCAATCGTTTGAGAACACGGCGAATGGCTGCACCTAGGCCACTTTACCGCTTTACTATTTCGCAGCGAATGCCTGACATCAAGAAGCTGGCAAAGTGATTACTTACGGCGCACCAACGAGCGCCTCAATCATCAGCACTCTTTCTTCAAATGACAATTGGGAGAACAAAGGCGACTTTAAAACAGGGACCTAAACGGACATTTGAGCAGTTTGATAGGCCTGATGAGCCTCAACGACCACTTGTTGGTCGTACGCAAATGCCTGCGCGACTTCGGCCAGTGCCGAGACTGCAATTAGGTCGGCATTGCGCAGCGATGGCACAAGGCCAATTGGCCCCCTGATACGCTGTTGATTCCGATCTGAGACGCCAATGTCAGCCAACTGGGCAAGTCGGGCCGCGTGGGTTCTCTGGCTTCCTAAAGCGCCGACAAATCCGGCAGTGGTCGCCAGCGCTGCGACAAGGAACGCGGGTTCCCAATCGTGATCGTGGAACAGCGTTATAAAGCCGCTGGTCTGATCTAGGTTCAGATTTGTAATGCTATTGCGCGAAGTCACATGCGTTGGGGGGACTTTGCAGTAGGCCGTGACCGCCATCAGATCATCCATGTCAGGGGAAAAGCCAGTCACATCAAATCCGATGGCATTTGCAACTTTGGCTGTAGCGCGAAAAATAGCGCCACGCCCAGCAAGTGTCAGGGCCACCTTGGGTTGATAAACGATCGTGATCGCAGCAGGAACAGCCGGACCTGTTTGTGATGCGGGATAGAAGATTAGCGTTGCGGGTGTACGAACCAACAGCGCCTCATAGGCTGCAACCAGCGCTGCTTTGTCGGGAGCAGGGTCGATCCATACTGATAACGCCCCACCACATGGCAAGGTCAAATCGTGGAAAGGCGAACCATCACCGTAACGCAACAACCGCGCTGTTCCTACTGCCAGGCAGTCAAGCGCCTGAAGCAATATATCCTGATCGATGCAGCCATTTGACATATAACCGGTCATCTCGCCCGTGTCCGCCACAACGGCCAATGACCCGACATCACGCGCGCTGCCGCCTTTGATATCCACAGAGGTAATCAAGACAAAACGCTGCCCCGTTCGGATATAAGCTGCAACCTGCGCCAGAACATCAACAGCGTGGTCTTGGTATGTTATGTGATTATCCAACCTTCTCGGCATCCAACACATCGGCAAAGTTCTTGAAGAATTTCGCCGCAAGCTTTTTTGAAGTGCTCTGAATTAGCCGGCTCCCGAGTTGCGCCAGCTTACCGCCGATTTGCGCCTTGGCCTCATAGGTCAAGATCGTGGTGTCACCGTCAGCAACCAACGTCACATCTGCTCCTCCTTTGGCGTGGCCTGCCGCGCCGCCATTGCCTTGACCTGTCAGGGAAAAAGCATCAGGCGCGCCGCTTTTGTCCAGCTGAACGTTACCACTGAACCGCGCCTTTACCGGCCCAACCTTCAGCAAGATCTTTGCCTCCAGTTCAGTATCTGAGTGTTGGATAAGTTCTTCACACCCAGGGATGCACTGGCGCAGAATTTCAGGGTCGTTCAAGGCCTCATAAACGCGGGCCATTGGCGCATTGATGGTAATTTCGTCTTTGAGTTCCATAGTTTTTCTTTCCTAACAGCAGGGGGATTTGATGGACGCAAGCGTTTCGGCTTGCGCAGGAGTGAGGGCCCATTTTTGACAACAGCGCCGAAAGTAGGTGCGTAACCTTTTCATGTCATGGCCCTCTGTGATGTCATTTGTTCAAAAGCCGTAAACGCGGCGGGCGTGTCGATGTCGTTGAAGAAGCCGGGTTGCGGCATCGGGATATGTTGGGCTAGTTCAGGATTGGCGCGTGTTAAATTTCCACAACCAGGATTAGCCTGATTGACCAGTAATCGGGCGCGCATTGCGCAAGGTACTACGATAGGATTGCCGCGGGTGGAATCTTGGAAAGGAATCGAAATTTTTTGAACATCTGCCGCCAAATGCGCCGCAATTAACGCGCGCAAATCGTCCGCCGTGAGTTGTGGCTGGTCGCCAAGCCCGATGAGATGATGCTGCGCATCGGGTGCTTCAAGAAGCCCTGCACGGACCGAAAACGGCTGTCCCGCCTCATATTCTGCATTGCGTACAAACTGGATTGGCAGACCTGCCAGCGCTACCTTGATCCTATCGGCTTCAAAACCTGTGACCACGCATACCTGACCGTCCACAGCAGCAAGGTAGGTTTCAACGACGTGACGGATCATCGGCTTGCCGCCGACCGGCAACAACAACTTGTTTTGCGCTTCCATGCGGCGCGACAGGCCCGCGGCCAATATGATTGCCCCAAAGCTATCCATTTTGCGCAACCTTCGCCAAGAGATCTCGTTTGACCTGTGTCAGTTCAGCAAGGATTGACAGCGCGATCTCAGCAGGCGTCACCGCCCCAATATTCAACCCAGCGGGCGCGCAGACAGCGGCGATCGCTGCGGGATCTGTGCCCGCAGCGACCAGCTTTTTGGACAGGCTGGCAAACTTCTTGGTACTGCCAACAAAGGCTACATAATCGACCGCATCGGCTAACCCCGTCTTCAGCGCTGCAAGATCACCTTGTCCTTGCGTTGCAATCACAAGATACCGTCCGCGAACGGGCAATCGCGGGGCCAAAGGCGCGTCCGCACTTGCTGTGGCCACAGCCCACCCAAACTGCGGAGCAAGCTCTTTTAGCTTTTCAGCAACAGGAGATTCTCCGAAGATTAGCAAGTCAGGCGTTGGGAGATAGGGCTCGATAAAGATGTCGATCGTGCCTTTGGACGGGCATCCGTTGCGCGCAAAGCGGACACCATCAACTGCATCGCCTGCGCGCACACCTTTTTCCA
This window contains:
- a CDS encoding CoxG family protein, which translates into the protein MELKDEITINAPMARVYEALNDPEILRQCIPGCEELIQHSDTELEAKILLKVGPVKARFSGNVQLDKSGAPDAFSLTGQGNGGAAGHAKGGADVTLVADGDTTILTYEAKAQIGGKLAQLGSRLIQSTSKKLAAKFFKNFADVLDAEKVG
- a CDS encoding nucleotidyltransferase family protein yields the protein MAAGLSRRMEAQNKLLLPVGGKPMIRHVVETYLAAVDGQVCVVTGFEADRIKVALAGLPIQFVRNAEYEAGQPFSVRAGLLEAPDAQHHLIGLGDQPQLTADDLRALIAAHLAADVQKISIPFQDSTRGNPIVVPCAMRARLLVNQANPGCGNLTRANPELAQHIPMPQPGFFNDIDTPAAFTAFEQMTSQRAMT
- a CDS encoding XdhC family protein — protein: MTPKHIMDHGLQVGEDCFAVATIVRTAGTTSAKPGAKALLREDGTILEGWLGGGCVRSAIKDATLRAYATGQPQFISVAPEENLMEKGVRAGDAVDGVRFARNGCPSKGTIDIFIEPYLPTPDLLIFGESPVAEKLKELAPQFGWAVATASADAPLAPRLPVRGRYLVIATQGQGDLAALKTGLADAVDYVAFVGSTKKFASLSKKLVAAGTDPAAIAAVCAPAGLNIGAVTPAEIALSILAELTQVKRDLLAKVAQNG